The following proteins come from a genomic window of Gossypium raimondii isolate GPD5lz chromosome 5, ASM2569854v1, whole genome shotgun sequence:
- the LOC105768702 gene encoding probable carboxylesterase SOBER1-like — protein sequence MYCRTKGSAWRTKDMHSILLTNPIALLAVILGSTIIFILFLQPRHLSSSPKSDSMAARSFVLWLHGLGDSGPANEPIKTLFRSSEFRNTKWSFPSAPENPVTCNYGMRMPSWFDIQEIPVTADSPKAESDVLKAVQNVHAMIDKEVAAGTDPNNVFVCGFSQGGALTLASVLLYPKKLGGGAVFSGWVPFNSSMIEKFPEDAKKTPILWSHGMADRTVLFEAGQAGPPFLQQAGVTCEFKAYPGLGHSISNEELQFLESWIKTRLQSSS from the exons ATGTATTGTAGGACTAAAGGGTCAGCGTGGAGGACCAAAGACATGCATTCTATATTGTTAACCAACCCCATAGCTCTTCTTGCTGTGATCCTGGGTAGCACCATCATTTTCATACTATTCCTCCAACCGCGCCACCTATCATCTTCCCCGAAGTCTGATTCCATGGCTGCCCGGAGCTTTGTTCTTTGGCTTCACGGGCTTGGTGACTCTGGTCCAGCCAATGAACCCATCAAGACACTCTTTAGGTCTTCCGAGTTCCGAAACACCAAATGGTCTTTCCCTTCTGCCCCTGAAAACCCCGTCACCTGCAATT aTGGAATGCGAATGCCCTCTTGGTTCGACATTCAGGAGATTCCTGTTACAGCT GATTCTCCAAAAGCTGAAAGTGATGTCCTTAAAGCAGTTCAGAATGTGCATGCGATGATAGACAAAGAAGTAGCTGCTGGGACGGATCCTAATAACGTATTTGTGTGTGGATTTAGTCAAGGAG GTGCCTTGACCTTGGCTAGTGTTTTGTTGTACCCAAAAAAGCTTGGTGGAGGTGCAGTCTTCAGTGGATGGGTTCCTTTCAATTCTTCAATGATAGAAAAGTTCCCAGAAGATGCAAAGAAG ACACCTATTTTGTGGTCCCATGGAATGGCTGACAGAACAGTACTTTTTGAGGCTGGACAAGCGGGGCCTCCTTTCCTTCAACAAGCAGGAGTAACCTGTGAATTTAAG GCTTATCCTGGTCTTGGCCATTCAATAAGCAACGAGGAGCTGCAGTTCCTTGAATCATGGATTAAAACACGTCTACAAAGTTCTTCATAG
- the LOC105768704 gene encoding uncharacterized protein LOC105768704 codes for MKKLYRRGTVHPSPLSTTDHLSFLPATILTLVAALSPEDREVLAYLISCANNDFSNFSSHRKNTQKHPTKRSISFSSGSDHDHPPLFTCDCFRCYMSYWVRWDSSSNRQLIHEIIDAFEDGLAQSKKTKSKKDRKKKSGGADGSGGSKRTDLSLGKDESCDSKSAEASSSSKSCGAEVCGDDGEEEGTDKGPVRRFVNFIGERIWNVWGQ; via the coding sequence ATGAAGAAGCTCTACCGCAGAGGCACGGTTCATCCATCACCTCTGAGCACAACCGATCATCTGTCTTTCCTTCCGGCCACCATCTTGACCCTCGTGGCTGCTCTTTCCCCGGAAGACAGGGAAGTCTTGGCCTATCTCATCTCTTGTGCTAACAACGATTTCAGCAACTTCTCATCCCACCGGAAAAACACCCAGAAACACCCGACTAAAAGAAGCATCAGCTTCAGCAGCGGCAGCGATCATGACCATCCACCTCTTTTtacctgtgattgtttcaggtGCTATATGAGCTACTGGGTCAGGTGGGACTCATCGTCCAACCGGCAGCTGATACATGAGATTATAGATGCTTTTGAAGATGGGTTAGCTCAAAGCAAGAAGACAAAGAGCAAGAAAGACAGGAAAAAGAAGAGCGGTGGAGCTGATGGGTCTGGTGGTTCGAAACGAACCGATTTGAGCTTAGGGAAGGACGAATCATGTGACTCGAAATCGGCGGAAGCCAGTAGCAGTAGCAAAAGTTGTGGTGCTGAAGTTTGTGGGGATGACGGTGAAGAAGAAGGGACAGACAAGGGTCCGGTGAGGAGGTTCGTGAACTTCATCGGAGAGAGGATTTGGAATGTTTGGGGGCAGTGA